Genomic segment of Hyalangium ruber:
ACCGGCAAGACGGCCGCCTACGTGCTCCCCCTGGTGGAGCGCTTCGCCGGCCGCCAGGGCACCCTCGGGCTGGTGCTGGCGCCCACCCGTGAGCTGGTCCAACAGATCGCCGAGCCCGTGCGCTTCTTCTCCGAGCCGCGCGGCCTCCACCACGCGGTGGTCATTGGCGGCGAGGACATGGCGGCCCAGGTGGATGCCCTGAAGCAGCGCCCCACCTTCGTGCTCGCCACCCCGGGCCGGCTGGTCGATCTGCTGGAGAACGGCGCTGCTTCGTTCTCACACCTGGAGGCCCTGGTGCTCGACGAGGCGGACCGGATGCTCGACATGGGCTTCCTGCCCCAGATCGAGCGCATCCTCGCCGCCCTCCCCCGCCGCCGGCAGACGCTGCTGTTCTCCGCCACCCTGGGCCCGGACGTGAGCCGCTTCGCGCGCGAGCAGCTGCGCCAGCCCGTGCGCATCGAGGTGACCCGCAGTGGCACCCCCGCCGAGCGCGCCGAGCAGCGACTGTACCTGGTGAAGCCCGAGGAGAAGTCTCCGTTGCTGCTTGCGCTGCTGGCGCGCGACGAGGCGACCGCGCTCGTCTTCACCCGCACCCGCGAACGCGCGGACAAGGTCCACCGGACCCTGCAGCGCGCGGGGTACCGGTGCGGCGTGCTGCACGCGGACCGCACCCAGAACCAGCGCCAGCAGGCCATGGACGCCTTCCGCAAGGGCACCTATCGCTGCCTCGTCGCCACCGACATCGCCGCGCGCGGGCTGGACGTGGAGGACGTGGGGCACGTCATCAACTACGACCTGCCCCACGCGCCCGAGGACTATGTCCACCGCATCGGCCGCACCGCGCGCGCGGCGGCCAGTGGGGTCGCCTCCACGTTCGCCACGTCCCGGGAGTCCGCGACGCTCGCGAGCATCGAGCGTGTCATGCGCGCGAAGATCCCCCGCCGCCCCGTGCCTCGCGAGGATCCGATCTTCCAGGCGGAGTGGGAGCGGCTCCAGACCGCGCAGCGCGATCCCGGCCCGCCCCAGAAGGACCATGGCGTCTCGAAGCGCGCGGAGGGGCATGCGCCCGGACGCCACGCGAGGACGCACAAGCGACGCTAGCCCGCCCCCGAGGCCGCTAGACCGCCACCGATTCTCCAGGCAGGGTAGGCCTCGTGGCGAAGAACGCAGATCGAGAGCTGAGGGACTTGCTCGAGTCGACGCAGGCGGAGGTCAAACGCCTCAAGGCCGAGCTGACCGCGCGTGAGAGCACGGGGTACGAGACGGCGCAGCGGGAGCTGGAAAAGGAACTCCAGGCGCTGCGAGCACGGGCCCAGGCGCTGGAGAAGGAGAACGCGGCGCTCCGAAAGGGCCGCGAGGCTGCGGCCAGCGAGCGACTCGCCGCGCTCAAGGCCGAGCTGAGTCATGTACGTCAGGAGGCCAGCCAGGCGAGCGATGAGGCAAAGCAGTTGAAGAAGCGCCTGGAGGCCACGACCCGAGAGTTGGAAAAATCGCGGGCCAAGGTGCAGCGCCTGAGCAATCTCCCCTCTCGCGACAGCAGTTCCCTGCGGGACAGGGTGGCCGCTTTCTTCTCCCGGTCGACGCGGACTGAACTCGAGCGCGCGCAAAAAGAGATAACCCGGCTCAACCAGCAACTCAGCCTGGTGCAGGTCCCTCGGAGGCGCGGCCGCTGACTCCCAAGTGAGGCCACGCGCGCCCTCCTGCTGTACAATTGCGTTACCAACAACAGGAGGAGGAGTGGTGAAGACGATGAAACTTGGATGGGTTGTGCTGGGTGCATGGATGCTTGGGTGCGCCACGACTTCGCCGCAGCCTCAGAGCACGAGCACGAGCACGCCCCAGTCCACGAGCACGGCCAGCTCGAACCTCGCGGCCAACAAGGGCGCCGTTGCCTCCAACAAGGCGGACCCCGACAAGACGCTCGTCTGCGAGGACAAGGCCATCACCGGCACCCGCATCCCCAAGAAGATCTGCCGGACGCAGCGCCAGGTGGAACAGGAGCGCGAGGCGGCCCAGAAGCAGGTTCGCGAAGGGGACCGCATCAACCGCGAGATGGGCAACTAGCGGGCGCGCCCTCATGCGCAAGTCACACGTATCCACGCGATACGTGTGACACACTCCCGCGCATGAACGCTCGCTCCCTGTTGGCCCTGGTGTGGTTGACCGCTACGGCTTGCGCCACCACGCCTTCGACTTCGTCGGATCCTTCTCTGTCCTCGGCCACCGCCGAGGACGCGCGCTTCACCACCCTCCTGAAAGAGGACTGGGAGCGCGACCTGCGCGAGTTTCCCGTCTTCGCCACCTTCATCGGCGACCCGCGCTACAACGATCGGCTGAGCGACATGTCGCTCGAGGCCATCGCACGCCGCAAGCAGGAGGCTCGCGAGCTGCTCGAGCGCGTGAAGGGGATCGACCGCTCGCGCCTCTCCGAGCCCCAGCAGCTCAACTATGATCTCTTCCGCCTGAACGTGGAGCGCGGCATCGAGGGCCAGCGCTTCCCGGAGGAGTACCAGCAGATCAGCCAGCTGGGCGGCATCCACGACATGATGGCGGAGCTCGCCCAGAGCGTGCCCAAGCGCAACGCGAAGGACTACGAGGACTTCGTCAAGCGCCTGCGCGAGGTCCCCCGCGTGCTGGACGAGTCCATGGTGCTGATGCGCAAGGGCCTGGAGGCCGGCGTCACCCCGCCGAAGGTGACGCTGCGGGACGTGGCGGGCCTCATCCGCAACCAGATCGTCGACTCGCCCGAGCAGAGCCCCATCTACCGCGCGGCCTTCGAGGGCTTCCCGCTCTCGCTCAAGCCGGAAGAGGCGCGGCTGCGCGGGGCGGTGGCCGCGGCGATCCGCGAGGCGGTGGTGCCCGCCACCCGCAAGCTGCTGACCTTCTTCGAGTCCGAGTACCTGCCGCACGCCCGTGAGCCGATCGCCATGTCCGCACTGCCCGACGGCGAGGCCTGGTACGCGTACCGGGTGAAGGGGATGACCACCACGGACCTCTCGCCCGACGCCATCCACCAGATTGGCCTGGCGGAGGTGAAGCGCATCCTCGCCGAGATGGAGCAGGTGAAGGTCGAGGCGGGCTTCCAGGGCACGCGCGCCCAGTTCGCGCAGCACCTGCTCAAGGACCCGCGCTACGCCTTCAAGTCGCGCGAGGAGCTGCTGATGACGTACCGCGACCTGGCCAAGCGCCTGGACCCGGAGCTGCCCAAGCTCTTCGGCACGCTGCCCCGGCTGACGTACGGCATCCTCCCCGTGCCCGAGTTCTCGGAGAAGACGGTGCCCGCCGGCTACTACATGCCGGGCTCGATCGAGGCGGGCCGCGCCGGGTTCTTCTTCGTCAACACCTATGACCTGCCCTCACGGCCCCGCTGGTCCGCGGACGCGCTGGTGCTGCACGAGGCCGTGCCAGGCCACCACTTCCAGCTCGCCATCGCCCAGGAGCAGGGCGGTGACGTGCCCGCCTTCCGCCGCCACGGCTACTACGGCGCCTATATCGAGGGCTGGGGTCTGTACGCCGAGTCCCTGGGCTACGAGCTGGGCGTCTACAAGGACCCGTACTCGAAGTTCGGCCGGCTCGCCTCCGAGATGCTGCGCGCCGTGCGCCTCGTGGTGGACACCGGCCTGCACTCCAAGGGTTGGACGCGTGACCAGGCCATCACCTACTTCCGCGAGAACTCCGGCGAGCCCGAGCACGACATCATCGTCGAGGTGGACCGCTACATCGTCAATCCGGGTCAGGCGCTCTCATACAAGGTGGGTGAGCTGAAGATCCACGAGCTGCGCACCCAGGCCTCCCAGGCGCTGGGCTCGCGCTTCGACGTGCGCGCCTTCCACGATGTGGTGCTCGGCTCCGGCGCGCTGCCCCTGTCCGTGCTGGAGGCGCGCGTGAAGGCGTGGGTGGCCCGCCAGAAGGAATGAACCAGGGGTGGCAACTGTCCGAACGGACACCGAGGGGAAACCCTCCCCTCGCCCACCCGGGCCCGCTTTCTGGGAAGATCTTCCCGGCTGGCCGTGTCCCAGCTTCGGGCTTGCCAGCTGCATCGCGGCCCTCGCCCCTGGAGGTTTCACATGTCGGAGAAGAGCGCGATGGAGAGAATGGTCGTCCGCACCCCGGAGATGGACTGGAAGCCGCTGGGTCCGGGCACCTCGGTCAAGATCCTCCGCGTGAGCGCGGAGACCGGCATGTGGACCATGCTGCTGAAGATGGAGAAGGGCGCCGTCTTCGCCCCCCACAAGCACCTGGGCCCCGCCGAGTACTTCATGCTCGAGGGGCTGGTGGATGTAGGCAAGGGCGTGCTCGAGCGCACCGGTGATTACGGCTACGAGCCGCTGGGCACCACGCACGAGGCCACCATCGCCCTGGAGGACTCGCTGATGACCTTCACCTCATACGGCCCCATCGCCTTCCTCGACGAGAAGGGCAACATCCTCCAGGTGCTGGGCGGGGACTACCTGCTGCAAGAGCAGGCGCAGAACCCCCAGCTCAGCGCCAAGAAGGTCGCCTGAGGCGGCCTCACCTCCGCTTCTGACCGCTCGCCTGCGCGTTGAAGGTGTCGCACGCCTCGAGGGTGCCCTGCTCCAGCCCTCGGCGGAACCAGGCGACGCGCTGGGCGGATGAGCCGTGGGTAAAGGACTCGGGGGCGACGCGGCCTCGCGCGCGCCGCTGAAGAGTGTCGTCACCAATGGCCGAGGCCGCGGCCAGCCCCTCCTCGACGTCTCCCTGTTCGAGCACCTGGCGCTGACGCTGGGCGTGGTGGGCCCAGATGCCGGCGAAGCAGTCCGCCTGGAGCTCCTGCAGCACGGACAAGGCGTTGGCCTCCGTCTGGGACATGCGGCCGCGCAGCGAGTGGACGCGCTCGGAGATGCCGAGCAGGTTCTGCACGTGGTGCCCCACTTCGTGCGCCACCACATAGGCCTGGGCGAAGTCGCCCGGAGCACCGAAGCGGCGGTCCAGCTCGTTGAAGAAGGTCAGGTCCAGGTACACGCGCTGATCCAGCGGGCAATAGAAGGGCCCCACCGCGCTCTCCTGGAAGCCGCAGGCCGACTCCACCGCGTCCGAGAAAAGGACCATGCGCGGCTCGATGTAGCGCACCCCCTGCGGCTCCAGCAGGCCCGGCCACGTGTCCTCGGTGTCCGCGAGGACGACGGAGACGAACTGCTTGAACTCCTCCTGCGCGGGATCCACCGGCGCTCCCGAGCCTCCGATGCCGACGTCGCCCGATGGGCCCGCGGCGTCACCCGGCGCGTAGTCCGAGGGGCTCCCGCCAAACAGGAGCACCAGCACGAGCGTCACCAGACCCGCGGCGCCTCCGCCCACCGCCAGTGGACGCCCCGCGCGCATGCCACGCCGATCCTCGATGTTCGTGCTGCGCCGTCCCCCCTGCCATCGCATCTCGCGCCCCCTCCCGAAGAATCCTTCCGTCCAAAGTAGGCAGCCCGCCCTCCCCCGTGGAGGAAGAGCAGCCAGGGAGGCAAGCGCCTGGCGTGATCGATTCCTCTGCGCCGATGGTCTAGCCTTCCGGAACCTTCTCCATGGCCTCCCAAACCCTCGTCTCTTCCCTGCTCCAGCGGCTGCGTCAGGCCCACCCGGATGCGCGCTACGAGCTCAACTGGACGACGCCCTTCGAGCTGCTCGTCGCCACCATCCTGGCCGCGCAGTGTACGGACGAGCGCGTCAACCGCGTCACCGCCACGCTCTTCCAGAAGTACCCGGGCCCTCGGGCCTTCGCCGAGGCGAACACCCCCGAGCTCGAGGAGGACCTCAAGCCCACCGGCTTCTACAAGCAGAAGGCGAAGTCGGTGCAGAACATGAGCCGCGAGCTGGTCTCCCGCTTTGGCGGCGAGGTGCCCCAGGACATGGAGCAGCTCGTGACGCTGCCCGGCGTGGCCCGCAAGACGGCCAACGTCGTGCTCAACACGGCCTTCAACCTCCCCTCGGGCATCATCGTCGACACCCACGTGGCGCGCGTCAGCCAGCGCCTGGGCATCACGAAGAAGGAGAAGCCCGAGGAGATCGAGAAGGACCTCATGCGGCTCGTCCCCCAGGACCAGTGGACCTTCTTCGGCCCCGCGACCGTGCTCCACGGCCGCTACACCTGCATGGCTCGCAAGCCCCGTTGCGAGGCCTGCCCCATGAACGATGTCTGCCCGAAGATCGGGCTCTGAGCCCTACTTCCCCACGACCTCCAGCCGGCTGCCGCGCGAGAGCTCGCCCAGCTCGTGCGTGAGTTCCTCCAGCTCGCGACCACCCGCCATGCGCTGGATGAGCTCCTCGCGGGAGATCTGATCCTTGGAGAAGGTGCCTTGGCTCCGGCCCCGGTTGAGGATCGTGAAGCGATCGCCGATGAGCCATGCGTGGTGCGGGTTGTGGGTGACCAGAATGACCCCACAGCCGCGCGAGCGGGCCTGGGCGATGTAGCGCAGAACGATGCCGGCCTGCTTCACGCCGAGCGCCGAGGTCGGCTCATCGAGGATGAGCACCTTGGCGCCGAAGTAGACGGCGCGGGCGATGGCGATGGACTGGCGCTCCCCGCCCGACAAAGTCCCCACGGGCTCCGACGAGTCCCGCACGTGGATGCCCATCTTGTCGAGCTCGGCGCGAACGATCGCGTCCGCCGCGCGCAGATCGAAGCGCCGGAAGGGCCAGATGCCCTTGAGCGGCTCGGCGCCCAGGAAGAAGTTCCGCACGATGGAGAGCATCGGCACCATCGCCAGGTCCTGGTACACGGTGGCGATGCCGCGCTCGCGCGCATGGCGAGGGGAGGCAAGGCGCACCTCTTCTCCCGACACGAGCATGCGGCCCCGATCCGGCAGGTGTACCCCGGACAGGGTCTTGATGAGGGTCGACTTGCCGGCGCCGTTGTCGCCGAGCACGCACATGACCTCGCCGGCGTACACGCGCATCGAGACGTCCTCGATGGCCGACACCCTGCCGAAGGACTTCGCCAGCCCCTCCACCTCGAGCAGCGGCGCGCGCTGCACCTCGGGGATGCTCATCGCCGTGCCTCCACCATCCTGCCGCGGACGTAGGTGTTCACCAGCACCGCGACGATCAACATCGCCCCCAGGAAGACCCGGTACCAGTCGGAGTCGACGCCCGCGAACACGATGCCCTGCTGCACCATGCCGAAGATGAGCGCTCCGAACGCGGCGCCCACCACCGAGCCATGGCCGCCCGTGAGCAGCGTGCCTCCGAGGACGGCGGCGAGGATCGCCTCCAGCTCCTTGCCCGTGCCGCGCAGCACGTCCGAGCCGGTGAACTTCACGGCCTGGAACGTCGCGATGAGGCACGCGCAGAACGCCGTCGTCATGAACAGCGCGATCTTCACCCGTTGCACCGGGACGCCGAGGTTGCGCGCGGCGTCCGGAGCACCACCCGCCCCGAAGATCCAGTTGCCGAAGCGCGAGCGCAACAGCACCCAGGTGGCCAGCACGGTGATGGCCACCCACCAGATCACGGAGACGGAGAAGCCACCCACCCGGCTGGCGAAGATCGTCTCGGCCGAGGCGTAGTGGAGCGCCTCGTGCAGCCCTCCCACCTGGGTGCGACCGGTCACGAGCCGCGTCACGCCGATGGTCGCCCCGCTGAGAATGAAGAGCGAGCCGAGCGTGACAATGAAGGACGGCAGCCGCGTCCGGACGACGACCACGCCGTTGGCGAAGCCCACCGCCAGCGACAGGACCATGGCCACCGCGATACCGCCCCAGATCGACCAGCCGAGCCGCTCGCAGAGCAGCGAGATCGTCATGCCGCTGGCGGCGATCATCGAGCCGACCGAGAGGTCGAACTCCCCAGCGATCATGAGCAGCGAGACGGCGGCGGCCAGGATCCCCAGCTCGGAGGCGATCTCGAGGTACGTCGCGGACCCGGCCCAGGACAGGAAGCCGGATCCCCCCGCGTAGAGGGCGAAGAAGACCCAGACGGCTACCACGCCACACGCCGCGCCGAGTTCAGGGCGGTTGAAGATTCTGCGCATTGACTGCTACCGGATGCCTTGCTTGCTGAGCTCGATGACCCGAGCCGCGGTGTCCTTGGTCACGAAGCCGGGGCCCGTCGGCAGGATCCCTCCCGCCGGCATCACCCCGTACTGCTTGTACTGGGACAGGATCACGATCGGCAGGTAGCCCTGCAGGTACTGCTGCTGATCGATGGCGAACTCCAGCTCGCCGTCCCGGATGCCCGTGAGCACGTCGGGCGTCAGGTCGAACGTGCCCAGCTTCACCTTGCCCAGGTTGCCGCCCTGCTTGAGCGCGGCCAGCGCGGCGCGCGAACCCAGGGGGCCCAGGGTGAGGATGCCGTCGGCGCCCTCGCCCAGCGCGGCGGTGACCTTCTGCTGCGAGTCGGTCGGGTCCGCCGCGTTCACCGCGAGCACCTTGCCCGTGCC
This window contains:
- a CDS encoding DEAD/DEAH box helicase, yielding MSAPFDQLGLSPEALEAVRRARFAQPTPIQQRAIPPALAGKDVIGCAATGTGKTAAYVLPLVERFAGRQGTLGLVLAPTRELVQQIAEPVRFFSEPRGLHHAVVIGGEDMAAQVDALKQRPTFVLATPGRLVDLLENGAASFSHLEALVLDEADRMLDMGFLPQIERILAALPRRRQTLLFSATLGPDVSRFAREQLRQPVRIEVTRSGTPAERAEQRLYLVKPEEKSPLLLALLARDEATALVFTRTRERADKVHRTLQRAGYRCGVLHADRTQNQRQQAMDAFRKGTYRCLVATDIAARGLDVEDVGHVINYDLPHAPEDYVHRIGRTARAAASGVASTFATSRESATLASIERVMRAKIPRRPVPREDPIFQAEWERLQTAQRDPGPPQKDHGVSKRAEGHAPGRHARTHKRR
- a CDS encoding DUF885 domain-containing protein encodes the protein MNARSLLALVWLTATACATTPSTSSDPSLSSATAEDARFTTLLKEDWERDLREFPVFATFIGDPRYNDRLSDMSLEAIARRKQEARELLERVKGIDRSRLSEPQQLNYDLFRLNVERGIEGQRFPEEYQQISQLGGIHDMMAELAQSVPKRNAKDYEDFVKRLREVPRVLDESMVLMRKGLEAGVTPPKVTLRDVAGLIRNQIVDSPEQSPIYRAAFEGFPLSLKPEEARLRGAVAAAIREAVVPATRKLLTFFESEYLPHAREPIAMSALPDGEAWYAYRVKGMTTTDLSPDAIHQIGLAEVKRILAEMEQVKVEAGFQGTRAQFAQHLLKDPRYAFKSREELLMTYRDLAKRLDPELPKLFGTLPRLTYGILPVPEFSEKTVPAGYYMPGSIEAGRAGFFFVNTYDLPSRPRWSADALVLHEAVPGHHFQLAIAQEQGGDVPAFRRHGYYGAYIEGWGLYAESLGYELGVYKDPYSKFGRLASEMLRAVRLVVDTGLHSKGWTRDQAITYFRENSGEPEHDIIVEVDRYIVNPGQALSYKVGELKIHELRTQASQALGSRFDVRAFHDVVLGSGALPLSVLEARVKAWVARQKE
- a CDS encoding 2,4'-dihydroxyacetophenone dioxygenase family protein is translated as MSEKSAMERMVVRTPEMDWKPLGPGTSVKILRVSAETGMWTMLLKMEKGAVFAPHKHLGPAEYFMLEGLVDVGKGVLERTGDYGYEPLGTTHEATIALEDSLMTFTSYGPIAFLDEKGNILQVLGGDYLLQEQAQNPQLSAKKVA
- the ypfJ gene encoding KPN_02809 family neutral zinc metallopeptidase; protein product: MRWQGGRRSTNIEDRRGMRAGRPLAVGGGAAGLVTLVLVLLFGGSPSDYAPGDAAGPSGDVGIGGSGAPVDPAQEEFKQFVSVVLADTEDTWPGLLEPQGVRYIEPRMVLFSDAVESACGFQESAVGPFYCPLDQRVYLDLTFFNELDRRFGAPGDFAQAYVVAHEVGHHVQNLLGISERVHSLRGRMSQTEANALSVLQELQADCFAGIWAHHAQRQRQVLEQGDVEEGLAAASAIGDDTLQRRARGRVAPESFTHGSSAQRVAWFRRGLEQGTLEACDTFNAQASGQKRR
- the nth gene encoding endonuclease III encodes the protein MASQTLVSSLLQRLRQAHPDARYELNWTTPFELLVATILAAQCTDERVNRVTATLFQKYPGPRAFAEANTPELEEDLKPTGFYKQKAKSVQNMSRELVSRFGGEVPQDMEQLVTLPGVARKTANVVLNTAFNLPSGIIVDTHVARVSQRLGITKKEKPEEIEKDLMRLVPQDQWTFFGPATVLHGRYTCMARKPRCEACPMNDVCPKIGL
- a CDS encoding ATP-binding cassette domain-containing protein, with product MSIPEVQRAPLLEVEGLAKSFGRVSAIEDVSMRVYAGEVMCVLGDNGAGKSTLIKTLSGVHLPDRGRMLVSGEEVRLASPRHARERGIATVYQDLAMVPMLSIVRNFFLGAEPLKGIWPFRRFDLRAADAIVRAELDKMGIHVRDSSEPVGTLSGGERQSIAIARAVYFGAKVLILDEPTSALGVKQAGIVLRYIAQARSRGCGVILVTHNPHHAWLIGDRFTILNRGRSQGTFSKDQISREELIQRMAGGRELEELTHELGELSRGSRLEVVGK
- a CDS encoding ABC transporter permease; its protein translation is MRRIFNRPELGAACGVVAVWVFFALYAGGSGFLSWAGSATYLEIASELGILAAAVSLLMIAGEFDLSVGSMIAASGMTISLLCERLGWSIWGGIAVAMVLSLAVGFANGVVVVRTRLPSFIVTLGSLFILSGATIGVTRLVTGRTQVGGLHEALHYASAETIFASRVGGFSVSVIWWVAITVLATWVLLRSRFGNWIFGAGGAPDAARNLGVPVQRVKIALFMTTAFCACLIATFQAVKFTGSDVLRGTGKELEAILAAVLGGTLLTGGHGSVVGAAFGALIFGMVQQGIVFAGVDSDWYRVFLGAMLIVAVLVNTYVRGRMVEARR